Proteins from one Impatiens glandulifera chromosome 2, dImpGla2.1, whole genome shotgun sequence genomic window:
- the LOC124923694 gene encoding transcription factor RAX3-like has product MGRAPCCDKTKVKKGPWSPEEDAALKNYIQNYGTGGNWITLPHKSGLKRCGKSCRLRWLNYLRPDIKHGGFTEEEDSIICSLYNKLGSRWSVIAGQLPGRTDNDVKNHWNTKLKKKVLLAIQNPSPSEQHVIVNKNNTSLVNSPNVSTIDHHNNSYMSFSDMSSSEYSMLARNFSIDDDYDEEEQVLPSNTNALNLIMNEINELLVDPSNHDSGNKTEHSLSTLDFSWPENMGMGNATVLEGFNAMDVLCEEILMGYGSITSSSRYVNSLLDDVGEFAGGHVQRTNYY; this is encoded by the exons ATGGGAAGAGCTCCTTGCTGTGATAAAACTAAGGTGAAGAAAGGTCCATGGTCGCCGGAGGAAGACGCCGCCCTTAAAAACTACATCCAAAACTACGGCACCGGCGGCAATTGGATTACCTTGCCCCATAAATCAG GACTCAAGAGATGCGGAAAAAGTTGCAGACTGAGATGGTTGAATTATCTAAGGCCCGATATCAAACATGGCGGCTTCACAGAAGAAGAGGACTCAATAATATGTAGCCTCTACAATAAACTTGGAAGCAG GTGGTCGGTCATAGCTGGTCAATTACCCGGAAGAACAGACAACGATGTTAAGAATCATTGGAAcacaaaattgaagaagaaagtaCTATTGGCAATACAAAACCCTAGCCCATCCGAGCAACACGTTATCGTCAACAAAAACAACACAAGTCTCGTTAACTCGCCAAACGTGTCGACCATCGATCATCACAACAACTCATATATGAGTTTCTCGGATATGAGTTCCTCGGAGTACTCGATGTTGGCCCGTAACTTCTCAATTGACGACGACTacgatgaagaagaacaagTCCTACCATCCAACACTAACGCCTTAAACCtaataatgaatgaaatcaATGAACTCTTGGTGGATCCGAGCAATCATGATAGTGGCAACAAAACCGAACATTCTTTGAGCACATTGGACTTTTCATGGCCAGAAAACATGGGTATGGGGAATGCAACGGTTCTCGAGGGATTCAATGCTATGGATGTTTTGTGTGAAGAGATTTTGATGGGGTACGGATCGATAACTTCGTCGTCGCGTTATGTTAATTCGTTATTGGACGATGTTGGTGAATTTGCGGGAGGACATGTTCAACGAACTAATTATTACTAG
- the LOC124925456 gene encoding glycosyltransferase BC10-like: MPSKIMPMEEGKDKDPILVTRTSQSRVLPQRLLQMLLAFLILCLVFTFISLYMIRYFGVYNPVTMVTPSFKECIEVPNSIKNWIKPPSNLLHTMTDKELFWRATFVPRIKKYPFKRTPKIAFMFLTKGPLPLAPLWDRFFKGHEGLYSIYIHSLPSYQPDFPSSSVFYKRQIPSQLSEWGRMSICDAERRLISNGLLDISNEWFVLLSESCIPLYNFSVVYRYITRSKYSFIGAFDDPGPYGRGRYDPNMAPEVNITHWRKGSQWFEINRKLATYIAEDTTFYPKFSEFCKPACYVDEHYFPTMLTIQASHMLANRSITWVDWSRGGAHPATFGRSDIKEAFLKKMVEGYSCVYNNQPSSICHVFARKFSPSALEALLLVAPKYFGY; the protein is encoded by the exons ATGCCATCAAAGATAATGCCGATGGAAGAGGGTAAAGATAAAGATCCAATTTTGGTTACTAGAACGAGTCAATCTAGGGTTTTACCTCAAAGGCTGCTACAGATGCTTTTGGCTTTTCTGATCTTATGTTTAGTATTTACATTTATTAGTCTTTACATGATTAGATACTTTGGAGTATATAATCCTGTGACTATGGTAACACCTAGCTTCAAAGAATGTATTGAAGTACCTAATAGCATAAAGAATTGGATTAAACCTCCATCTAATTTGTTGCATACAATGACTGATAAAGAGTTATTCTGGAGAGCAACTTTTGTTCCGAGAATTAAGAAGTATCCATTCAAGAGAACTCCCAAAATTGCTTTCATGTTCTTAACTAAGGGACCATTACCATTGGCTCCTCTTTGGGATAGATTTTTTAAGGGCCATGAAGGGTTATATTCGATATATATTCACTCGCTGCCATCTTATCAACCGGATTTTCCATCCTCTTCTGTTTTCTACAAGAGACAGATCCCGAGTCAG TTATCAGAATGGGGAAGAATGAGCATATGCGACGCGGAGAGGCGACTCATCTCCAACGGATTACTCGACATCTCAAACGAATGGTTCGTGCTTCTCTCGGAATCCTGCATACCCCTCTACAACTTCAGCGTCGTATACCGTTACATAACGAGATCCAAATACAGCTTTATCGGAGCATTCGACGATCCCGGACCATACGGAAGAGGACGATACGATCCAAACATGGCACCGGAAGTAAACATCACCCATTGGCGAAAAGGATCACAATGGTTCGAAATTAATCGCAAATTAGCCACATATATAGCGGAAGACACAACTTTTTACCCCAAGTTTTCGGAATTTTGCAAACCCGCATGTTACGTAGACGAGCATTACTTCCCGACGATGTTAACTATTCAGGCTTCTCATATGTTGGCGAATAGAAGCATAACATGGGTCGATTGGTCTAGAGGCGGTGCCCACCCGGCTACATTTGGTAGGTCCGATATAAAAGAAGCGTTTTTGAAGAAGATGGTGGAAGGTTATAGTTGCGTTTATAATAACCAACCGTCGTCGATATGTCATGTTTTTGCGAGGAAGTTCTCTCCTAGCGCGTTGGAAGCTTTGTTATTGGTTGCGCCAAAGTATTTCGggtattga
- the LOC124924011 gene encoding serine/threonine-protein kinase EDR1-like, with protein sequence MSKMKHLLRKLHIGTGGGGGGFNDHHNHHHRLDPSPPPHTESTSSSSPPPSAATSSADSSTSSSSMAAVQQGTRTVESTEESTDFSFFEEEFQMQLALAMSVSDPDSREDPDALQMNAAKQMSLACSPSETLIDSLSLRYWNYNFVNYDEKVMDGFYDVYRIGSSPGSHKKIPMLFDLQAISASDNVDYEVTLVNRTVDPFLHQLEERANQIYMECEMLGQAPFLDGLIQKIADLVVDRMGGPVSDADVMLKKWTFRSSELHNSLNSIVIPLGFIDVGLSRHRALLFKVLADRINLPCLLVKGSNFTGTDEGAVNLIKFSDGSEYIIDLMGAPGILVPAEVPSTQLQTSGSYISHVPEYRTSVPELSLPIKESGALVVSTNSTTGATSLEESLLNLLPQSNGVANINQQNEEERFECEFGRLSPLPCRWSKGGPTPFGSTSDSDAQKMKVSDVSRYVISAAKDPEFAQKLHAVLLESGASPPPDLFSNIDSQNMQVEIHGDLSYYASTSDNCLPCERSLVNCGIGEASKTDDKVGTNDDDKAKYDEDNRGKFLNKNGHTKESSFPLLEVTTNELVTARSAVAERISPVGEVEGWEISWEELQIGERVGIGSYGEVYLSELNGTEVAVKKFMDQDISGDALEQFKCEIEIMLRLRHPNVVLFMGAVTHPPNLSILTEYLPRGSLYKLLHRSGNQLDERRRMKMALDVAKGMNYLHTSNPVVVHRDLKTPNLLVDNNWVVKVCDFGLSRIKHHTFLSSKSSAGTPEWMAPEVLRNEQSNEKSDVYSFGVILWELATLRVPWSGMNPMQVVGAVGFQNKHLAITQDIDPTAATIILDCWQPDPQSRPCFGELLSRLKQLKHLQVSSSSSTERIRSAGMFSN encoded by the exons AtgtcgaagatgaagcatcttTTGCGTAAGCTCCACATCGGAactggaggaggaggaggaggtttCAATGATCATCATAATCATCATCACCGTTTAGATCCTTCTCCGCCGCCACATACTGAATCAACTTCCTCTTCTTCTCCGCCTCCATCCGCCGCCACTTCATCCGCCGATTCATCTACTTCGTCATCATCGATGGCGGCTGTCCAACAAGGAACGAGGACTGTGGAGTCCACGGAGGAATCTACGGATTTCAGTTTCTTCGAGGAAGAATTCCAAATGCAACTTGCTCTTGCGATGAGTGTGTCCGATCCAGATTCACGTGAAGATCCTGATGCTCTTCAGATGAATGCTGCTAAGCAGATGAGCTTGGCTTGTTCACCTTCTGAAACCCTCATTGACTCTCTTTCTCTTCGGTATTGG AATTATAATTTCGTGAACTATGATGAGAAAGTGATGGATGGGTTTTATGATGTATATAGAATTGGTTCATCCCCGGGATCTCACAAGAAGATCCCCATGTTATTCGATCTACAAGCAATATCTGCTTCTGATAATGTTGATTATGAAGTTACTTTAGTGAACAGAACAGTTGATCCTTTCCTGCATCAGCTCGAGGAAAGAGCTAATCAAATTTATATGGAATGTGAAATGCTTGGTCAGGCTCCATTTCTAGATGGCTTAATCCAGAAGATAGCTGATCTTGTTGTTGATAGGATGGGGGGTCCTGTTAGTGATGCTGATGTGATGTTGAAGAAGTGGACTTTTAGGAGTTCAGAGTTACATAATTCTCTCAACAGTATCGTCATTCCCCTTGGTTTCATCGATGTTGGGCTTTCACGTCACCGGGCCTTGCTTTTTAAG GTGCTTGCAGATAGAATCAACCTGCCTTGCTTGCTGGTAAAAGGCAGTAATTTTACTGGGACCGATGAGGGAGCTGTAAATCTGATTAAATTCAGTGATGGCAG TGAATACATTATTGACCTTATGGGTGCTCCAGGCATATTAGTTCCTGCAGAAGTACCGAGCACTCAGCTTCAAACTTCAGGGTCATACATCAGTCATGTTCCAGAGTATCGTACTAGTGTTCCAGAATTATCTTTACCAATTAAAGAAAGTGGGGCCTTGGTTGTTTCCACAAATTCTACGACAGGAGCCACCTCACTAGAAGAGTCCCTGTTGAATTTGCTGCCACAAAGCAATGGAGTGGCAAATATCAACCaacaaaatgaagaagagaGATTTGAGTGTGAGTTTGGCAGGCTTAGTCCATTACCATGCAGGTGGTCTAAAGGAGGCCCTACCCCATTTGGGAGTACATCAGATTCTGATGCTCAAAAGATGAAAGTTAGTGATGTTTCCAGATATGTCATTAGTGCAGCAAAAGATCCAGAATTTGCTCAGAAACTTCATGCTGTTTTGTTGGAAAGTGGCGCGTCACCTCCTCCAGATTTATTTTCGAACATTGATTCGCAAAATATGCAAGTAGAAATACATGGAGATTTATCCTACTATGCATCTACATCCGATAACTGTTTGCCTTGTGAAAGATCTCTTGTTAATTGTGGAATTGGTGAAGCAAGCAAAACTGATGACAAAG TGGGTACGAATGATGATGATAAGGCAAAATATGATGAAGATAATAGAGGGAAGTTTCTCAACAAAAATGGACACACCAAAGAATCTTCTTTCCCGTTGTTAGAAGTGACCACCAACGAACTTGTTACTGCTCGTAGTGCTGTGGCTGAAAGAATAAGCCCGGTGGGTGAAGTTGAGGGATGGGAGATTTCATGGGAAGAACTTCAGATTGGAGAACGTGTTGGTATTG GTTCATATGGGGAAGTCTATCTTTCCGAATTGAATGGCACT GAAGTTGCTGTGAAGAAGTTTATGGACCAAGACATTTCTGGAGATGCACTGGAGCAGTTCAAATGTGAG ATTGAGATCATGTTGAGGTTAAGACATCCAAATGTTGTTCTCTTCATGGGGGCTGTTACTCATCCTCCAAATCTCTCTATACTTACAGAGTATCTTCCAAG GGGAAGCTTGTACAAGCTGCTGCATCGGTCGGGTAACCAACTGGACGAAAGGAGGCGAATGAAAATGGCTCTTGATGTG GCAAAAGGAATGAACTACTTGCATACAAGCAATCCTGTTGTTGTACACAGAGATTTGAAGACTCCAAACCTTCTTGTGGACAACAATTGGGTGGTTAAGGTGTGTGACTTTGGATTGTCACGTATAAAGCATCACACATTCTTGTCATCCAAGTCATCTGCTGGAACG CCTGAGTGGATGGCACCAGAAGTTTTGAGGAACGAACAATCAAACGAGAA GTCAGATGTGTATAGTTTTGGTGTGATATTGTGGGAGCTTGCAACTCTTCGTGTACCTTGGTCCGGTATGAACCCAATGCAAGTTGTTGGAGCAGTTGGATTTCAGAATAAGCACCTAGCGATAACCCAAGATATTGATCCAACTGCAGCCACCATTATCCTCGATTGTTGGCAACC GGATCCTCAATCGAGGCCTTGTTTTGGCGAGCTTCTTTCACGTCTAAAACAACTTAAACATCTTCAagtttcatcatcatcatctacagAAAGAATTAGAAGCGCGGGCATGTTTTCTAATTGA
- the LOC124923696 gene encoding LOB domain-containing protein 22-like, translating into MDQITTSSSDDSAAKSISIVPCAACKFQRRKCPPSCPLAPYFPASNSQQFLNARRFFGVSNLSRALNRVKPNERDDTAMTMIFEANTRALDLVGGCTRIIRELEFHIEQATAELDFIRFKLKACRGVGETSLPVVVQPDIGFGMHLFEGMPTLMSSYTNDCHFPGFVYF; encoded by the coding sequence ATGGATCAAATAACTACATCATCCAGCGATGATTCCGCTGCGAAATCAATCTCAATAGTTCCCTGCGCAGCCTGTAAATTCCAGCGCCGCAAATGCCCTCCTTCCTGTCCACTTGCTCCATATTTTCCGGCATCAAATTCTCAACAGTTTCTCAATGCTCGTAGATTCTTTGGAGTAAGTAATCTAAGTAGAGCTTTGAATAGGGTTAAACCTAATGAGAGAGATGATACAGCAATGACTATGATTTTCGAAGCTAATACTAGGGCTCTTGATCTTGTTGGTGGATGTACTCGTATTATACGAGAACTTGAATTTCATATCGAACAGGCTACTGCCGAGCTGGATTTTATTAGGTTTAAGCTTAAGGCTTGTCGTGGTGTCGGCGAAACGTCGCTGCCTGTGGTGGTTCAGCCGGATATTGGATTCGGTATGCATTTGTTTGAAGGGATGCCGACTTTGATGTCATCATACACCAATGATTGTCATTTTCCAGGGTTTGTTTACTTTTAA